A single window of Rhizobium sp. CCGE531 DNA harbors:
- a CDS encoding hydrogen peroxide-inducible genes activator translates to MTNLTLKQLRYFEALARHGHFGRAADVCAISQPALSMQIKELEGQLGTNLFERGARQVRLTNFGEAFASRVRNILRSVDELGDLARASHNQPVGRLRIGIIPTVAPYLLPSIIGNLSRIYDGLDIHVRETLTSKLVEELEEGRLDTAIVALPVSEPSLAEIPLFAENFVLVRPSEDEGKPVPNREALREMRLLLLEEGHCFRDQALSFCNMQSALPRELMDGSSLSTLVQMVSAGIGVTLIPEMAVAVETRSASVSTVRFQSPQPSRTIGMIWRKTSPLAKQLMQISEVVREAADAMREQHDSIWRRQDLEFDGRLQPPAISRDGR, encoded by the coding sequence ATGACTAATTTGACTCTCAAGCAGCTTCGCTATTTCGAAGCCTTGGCCAGGCACGGCCATTTCGGACGCGCCGCCGACGTATGCGCCATCTCTCAGCCCGCCTTGTCGATGCAGATCAAGGAATTGGAAGGGCAGCTCGGCACGAATCTTTTCGAAAGAGGTGCGCGCCAGGTTCGGCTGACCAATTTTGGAGAGGCATTCGCGAGCCGCGTCCGCAATATCCTGCGCTCGGTCGACGAGCTCGGAGACCTTGCGCGCGCGTCGCACAACCAGCCTGTCGGCAGGCTGCGGATCGGTATCATTCCGACGGTCGCACCGTATCTGCTGCCGAGCATCATCGGCAATCTCTCCCGCATATATGACGGGCTCGACATCCACGTGCGCGAGACCCTGACCTCGAAACTTGTGGAGGAGCTGGAGGAGGGACGGCTCGACACCGCCATTGTCGCCCTGCCCGTATCCGAGCCGTCGCTGGCGGAAATCCCGCTGTTTGCCGAAAACTTCGTGCTGGTGCGGCCGAGCGAGGATGAGGGCAAGCCGGTGCCCAACCGGGAGGCGCTTCGCGAAATGCGGCTGCTGTTGCTGGAGGAGGGGCATTGCTTCCGCGACCAGGCCCTGTCCTTCTGCAACATGCAGTCGGCCCTTCCTCGGGAATTGATGGACGGCAGCTCGCTGTCGACGCTGGTGCAGATGGTCAGTGCCGGCATCGGCGTCACGCTGATACCCGAGATGGCCGTGGCGGTGGAAACGCGTTCGGCTTCGGTTTCGACCGTGCGCTTCCAGAGCCCGCAGCCCTCGCGAACGATCGGCATGATCTGGCGCAAGACGAGCCCCTTGGCCAAACAGCTCATGCAGATTTCCGAGGTGGTCCGGGAAGCTGCCGATGCCATGCGCGAGCAGCACGATTCGATCTGGCGCAGGCAGGATCTGGAATTTGATGGCCGCTTGCAGCCGCCGGCAATCAGTCGGGACGGCCGATGA
- a CDS encoding M20 aminoacylase family protein encodes MTLDNDFARLSDLEPMKAELTGIRQHLHANPELSFEEAETARFVAEKLEAWGYEVVRNVGGHGVVARLTVGAGKKSIAIRADMDALPITEQTGRPYASKAPGKMHACGHDGHTTILLGAAEYLARTRRFNGTVNLIFQPAEEAGAVSGAPAMIKDGLFERFPFDVIFGLHNHPGAPEGTWLLRSGPLMAAADTVEITIIGKGGHASRPHLTIDPVVVACNLVVSLQTIVARSVDPTQTAVVTVGAIHAGEASNVIPESAKMLLTVRSFDPKVRELLEARIRKLTTSIVDGYGASVEIDYTHGHPVVVNSEKETEFARMVAEELVGTDKVTTCGLIPGSEDFSHYLEHKPGSFLRLGNGIDSAILHSAKYDFADESLTVGAAMWARLTERYLDA; translated from the coding sequence ATGACCCTCGACAACGATTTCGCCCGCCTCTCGGACCTCGAGCCGATGAAGGCCGAACTGACCGGCATCCGCCAGCATCTCCATGCCAATCCCGAGCTCTCCTTCGAGGAGGCGGAAACCGCGCGCTTCGTCGCCGAGAAGCTGGAGGCCTGGGGCTACGAGGTGGTGCGCAATGTCGGCGGCCATGGCGTCGTCGCCCGATTGACGGTCGGGGCCGGCAAAAAGAGCATCGCGATCCGCGCCGACATGGATGCCCTGCCGATCACCGAGCAGACCGGTCGCCCCTATGCCAGCAAGGCACCCGGAAAGATGCATGCCTGCGGTCATGACGGCCATACGACCATATTGCTGGGGGCTGCCGAATATCTCGCCCGCACGCGCCGCTTCAACGGCACGGTCAACCTCATCTTCCAGCCGGCCGAGGAGGCGGGGGCGGTGAGCGGCGCTCCGGCGATGATCAAGGACGGGCTGTTCGAACGCTTCCCCTTCGATGTCATTTTCGGCCTGCACAATCATCCGGGCGCGCCGGAAGGCACCTGGCTATTGCGCTCCGGCCCGCTGATGGCGGCAGCCGATACCGTCGAGATCACCATCATTGGCAAGGGCGGCCATGCCTCGCGGCCGCATCTGACCATCGACCCCGTCGTCGTCGCCTGCAATCTCGTCGTCAGCCTGCAGACGATCGTTGCCCGCAGTGTCGACCCGACGCAGACAGCTGTCGTGACAGTCGGCGCCATCCACGCCGGCGAGGCTTCGAACGTCATTCCGGAAAGTGCGAAGATGTTGCTCACCGTCCGCTCCTTCGATCCGAAGGTGCGCGAACTGCTCGAGGCCCGCATCCGCAAGCTGACAACATCGATCGTAGATGGCTATGGCGCGAGCGTCGAGATCGACTACACCCACGGTCATCCGGTCGTCGTCAACTCGGAGAAGGAGACGGAATTCGCGCGCATGGTGGCCGAAGAGCTGGTCGGCACCGACAAGGTCACCACCTGCGGCCTAATCCCCGGCAGCGAAGATTTCTCTCATTACCTGGAGCACAAGCCAGGCAGCTTCCTGCGCCTCGGCAACGGCATCGATTCCGCCATCCTTCACAGTGCCAAATATGATTTCGCCGACGAGAGCCTCACCGTGGGAGCTGCCATGTGGGCGCGGCTGACGGAACGCTATCTCGACGCCTGA
- a CDS encoding amino acid ABC transporter ATP-binding protein has translation MSTVADMPPLVQARNVHKSFENLEVLKGIDLDVTPGEVVVILGPSGSGKSTFLRCINHLEAINRGSIEVDGEQIGYRLNKGRLVKLSNHAIALQRRKIGMVFQQFNLYPHMTALQNVIEAPIGIHGESRKQATENALALLDRVGLSAKANNYPRQLSGGQQQRVAIARALAIKPKLMLFDEPTSALDPELVGEVLSTMRDLASQGLTMIVVTHEIGFAREAADRVVFMDGGKIVEEGKPEDVIGNPQHPRTRSFLSRFI, from the coding sequence GAAGTGCTGAAAGGCATCGATCTCGATGTGACGCCGGGCGAAGTCGTCGTCATCCTCGGCCCCTCCGGTTCCGGCAAGTCGACCTTCCTGCGCTGCATCAACCATCTGGAAGCGATCAACCGCGGCTCGATCGAAGTGGATGGGGAGCAGATCGGCTACCGGCTGAACAAGGGGCGACTTGTCAAACTGTCCAACCATGCGATCGCGCTGCAACGGCGCAAGATCGGCATGGTGTTCCAGCAGTTCAACCTCTACCCGCATATGACGGCGCTGCAGAATGTCATCGAGGCGCCGATCGGCATCCATGGCGAAAGCCGCAAGCAGGCGACGGAGAACGCGCTGGCACTGCTGGATCGCGTCGGGCTTTCGGCCAAAGCCAATAACTACCCGCGGCAGCTTTCCGGCGGCCAGCAGCAGCGCGTGGCGATTGCCAGGGCGCTGGCGATCAAGCCGAAGCTGATGCTCTTCGATGAACCGACTTCGGCGCTCGATCCGGAACTGGTCGGCGAGGTGCTGTCGACCATGCGCGATCTGGCCAGCCAAGGCCTGACGATGATCGTCGTCACCCACGAGATCGGCTTTGCCCGCGAAGCGGCAGACCGCGTCGTCTTCATGGATGGCGGCAAGATCGTCGAAGAGGGCAAGCCGGAGGATGTGATCGGCAATCCGCAGCATCCGCGCACCAGAAGCTTCCTGTCGCGCTTCATCTAG